The following proteins are co-located in the Echinicola sp. 20G genome:
- a CDS encoding Na(+)-translocating NADH-quinone reductase subunit A — MSKLVKLKKGFDIKLVGKAEKQMEAFKPAQTFAIKPTDFVGMRRPKVLVKEGDTVKSGTPILFDKKLDKVLYAAPVSGEIVEIKRGEKRKLLEIRIMADAEVSYETFDKFSESDIKSLSKEQATEQILKGGAWPQIIQRPFGVVANPEDEPKAIFISGFDSHPLAPDYGMLLKGQEKFFQAGITVLKKLTSGTVHLNLDAESEVFPVYGGIQGAQVNKFSGPHPAGNVGVQIHHIDPINKGDLIWTVNPYGVAQIGKLFLEGILDASKLVAITGSEVNKAAYVKTYVGANVSTFVDGNLKSDHVRVISGNVLTGEKIASDGYVGYYHHQITVIPEGDYEEFLGWIKPTTSKLSFSKALGIFSFMNKGEFKVDTNAHGEERPFVVSGVFEKVLPMDILPTFLFKAIISEDFDEMEELGLFEIIEEDVALCEFVDPSKNDLQDIVRNGIELLMYS, encoded by the coding sequence ATGTCAAAACTAGTTAAGCTTAAGAAGGGATTTGATATTAAGCTGGTGGGAAAGGCAGAAAAGCAAATGGAAGCTTTCAAGCCAGCACAGACCTTCGCGATTAAGCCTACAGATTTTGTAGGTATGCGGCGTCCAAAAGTTCTTGTAAAAGAGGGGGATACGGTAAAGTCCGGTACTCCGATCTTGTTTGATAAAAAACTGGATAAAGTACTTTACGCAGCTCCTGTTTCCGGGGAAATCGTTGAAATTAAAAGAGGTGAAAAGCGAAAGTTATTGGAAATCAGAATCATGGCAGACGCTGAAGTCAGCTATGAAACTTTCGACAAATTCTCTGAATCTGACATCAAATCTCTCTCCAAAGAGCAAGCCACTGAGCAAATCCTAAAAGGAGGCGCCTGGCCACAAATCATCCAAAGACCATTTGGTGTCGTAGCAAATCCTGAAGATGAGCCAAAAGCCATCTTTATCTCCGGGTTTGACTCTCATCCTCTAGCACCGGATTATGGTATGCTGTTAAAAGGACAAGAAAAGTTCTTTCAAGCAGGTATCACTGTTCTTAAAAAGCTTACATCAGGAACAGTTCACTTAAACTTGGACGCTGAATCTGAGGTGTTCCCTGTTTATGGTGGCATTCAAGGTGCGCAAGTGAACAAATTCTCTGGTCCACACCCTGCTGGTAATGTAGGCGTTCAGATTCACCATATTGACCCAATCAATAAAGGTGATTTGATTTGGACTGTTAATCCTTATGGGGTTGCCCAAATTGGAAAACTATTCCTTGAAGGAATCCTTGACGCATCTAAACTGGTTGCAATTACTGGTTCTGAAGTGAACAAGGCTGCTTACGTGAAAACTTATGTTGGAGCAAATGTTTCCACATTTGTTGATGGAAATCTTAAGTCTGATCATGTTAGGGTAATTTCTGGTAACGTGCTAACTGGTGAAAAAATCGCATCAGATGGCTATGTAGGATATTATCACCATCAGATTACTGTGATCCCTGAGGGAGATTATGAAGAATTCTTAGGATGGATCAAGCCTACCACCAGCAAGCTGAGTTTTAGTAAGGCTTTGGGGATTTTCTCATTCATGAACAAGGGAGAATTCAAAGTAGATACCAATGCACATGGTGAAGAAAGACCATTTGTAGTTTCAGGAGTATTTGAAAAAGTACTTCCTATGGATATTCTTCCTACCTTCCTTTTCAAGGCAATTATTTCGGAAGATTTTGATGAGATGGAAGAGCTCGGACTTTTTGAGATCATTGAAGAGGATGTTGCCTTGTGTGAGTTTGTAGATCCTTCTAAGAATGATTTGCAGGATATTGTGAGAAATGGGATTGAATTATTAATGTATAGTTAA
- the nqrE gene encoding NADH:ubiquinone reductase (Na(+)-transporting) subunit E — MELFSLGIRSIFIDNMVFAYFLGMCSFLAVSKKVDTALGLGAAVIFVLTITVPLNWLLNEFVLKEGALSFLGESFATVDLTFLRFIMFIAIIAAMVQLVEMIVEKFAPALYGALGIFLPLIAVNCAILGGSLFMAQRDYTLAEATVYGFGSGIGWMLAIIALAAIREKLKYSNVPNGLKGLGITMLITGLMGIAFMSFMGIDL; from the coding sequence ATGGAATTATTTAGCTTAGGAATTCGGTCGATCTTTATCGACAATATGGTATTTGCTTATTTCTTGGGGATGTGCTCATTTTTGGCCGTTTCTAAGAAAGTAGATACAGCCCTTGGTCTTGGTGCAGCGGTTATCTTCGTTTTGACCATTACGGTGCCATTGAACTGGTTGTTGAATGAATTTGTCCTTAAGGAAGGCGCATTGTCGTTCTTGGGTGAGTCATTTGCTACTGTTGACCTTACTTTCTTGAGGTTTATCATGTTTATCGCCATTATTGCAGCGATGGTACAGTTGGTAGAGATGATTGTGGAGAAATTTGCTCCGGCATTATATGGTGCATTGGGTATTTTCTTGCCTTTGATCGCTGTAAACTGTGCGATCCTTGGTGGTTCTTTGTTCATGGCCCAAAGAGACTATACTTTGGCTGAAGCAACTGTTTATGGCTTTGGTTCAGGTATTGGTTGGATGTTGGCAATTATAGCATTGGCTGCTATCCGTGAAAAATTGAAGTACTCTAATGTGCCAAATGGATTGAAAGGATTGGGGATTACGATGTTGATTACTGGATTGATGGGCATTGCATTTATGTCTTTCATGGGTATAGATTTATAA
- a CDS encoding NADH:ubiquinone reductase (Na(+)-transporting) subunit D: MSTETAEKTEVKKPAEALLSKRRKKLISDPLVDDNPITIQVLGICSALAVTTQMKPTLVMALSVIFVIVMSNLTISIMRNTIPTRVRIIVQLAVVATLVTLVNEILKAFAYDMYKELSVFVGLIITNCIVMGRLEAFAMGNKPYDSILDGFGSALGYSWIILAVAFFRELWGSGTVFGIPVFETISSWFGEDFSLATNGLMVSPVGAFIILGLIIWVQRTKTGYVEH, from the coding sequence ATGAGCACAGAAACAGCAGAAAAAACAGAAGTTAAAAAGCCAGCAGAGGCGCTTCTGTCAAAGCGTAGAAAGAAATTGATATCTGACCCTTTGGTGGATGATAACCCAATTACCATACAGGTTTTGGGGATTTGTTCAGCCTTAGCGGTAACCACTCAGATGAAGCCAACCTTGGTAATGGCACTTTCCGTAATTTTCGTAATTGTGATGTCAAACTTGACCATCTCCATTATGAGAAATACCATTCCAACTAGGGTAAGGATCATTGTACAGCTAGCAGTTGTGGCAACCTTGGTGACCTTGGTAAACGAAATTTTGAAAGCTTTTGCTTACGATATGTACAAAGAGCTTTCTGTATTCGTAGGTTTGATCATTACCAACTGTATCGTAATGGGTAGATTGGAAGCCTTTGCGATGGGAAATAAACCATATGATTCAATTTTGGATGGTTTTGGTAGTGCATTAGGTTATTCTTGGATCATCCTGGCAGTGGCTTTCTTCCGTGAACTTTGGGGTTCAGGTACTGTATTTGGAATTCCAGTATTTGAAACCATCTCTTCGTGGTTTGGTGAAGATTTCTCATTGGCTACCAATGGTCTTATGGTAAGCCCGGTAGGAGCATTTATCATCCTTGGTCTTATCATCTGGGTACAGCGTACCAAGACTGGTTATGTAGAACATTAA
- the nqrC gene encoding NADH:ubiquinone reductase (Na(+)-transporting) subunit C produces the protein MQQSNTYIITFSVILTVVLGFLLSGTSQLLGPIQKEAVALDTKKQILGAVMDAEKIAAMKPNEIKEYYENTISSKVVNIKGEEVTEQEGAAVTAETVDVAKNYKKPADERLYPVYIYHEEGSEDKVVAYILPLYGAGLWDAIWGYLALKTDLNTIEGVTFAHAGETPGLGARITTGDVQGRYEGKKIYDESGELVAVEMQKGEGKDYSGDEHKVDGMSGATLTAKGVNNMFVNYLGAYESYLEKVKGNS, from the coding sequence GTGCAACAGTCTAATACTTACATCATCACGTTTTCGGTAATCCTTACCGTCGTTTTAGGATTTTTACTTTCCGGAACTTCTCAGCTGCTAGGCCCTATTCAGAAGGAAGCCGTGGCATTGGATACGAAAAAGCAGATTTTAGGTGCCGTAATGGATGCAGAGAAAATTGCAGCCATGAAGCCAAATGAAATCAAAGAATATTATGAAAATACGATCTCTTCTAAGGTGGTTAACATCAAGGGAGAGGAAGTGACTGAACAGGAAGGTGCAGCTGTTACTGCTGAGACAGTAGATGTAGCTAAGAACTACAAGAAGCCTGCTGACGAGCGCCTTTATCCAGTTTATATTTATCATGAAGAAGGTAGTGAAGATAAGGTAGTTGCTTATATCCTTCCTCTTTATGGAGCTGGACTTTGGGATGCTATCTGGGGATATTTGGCTTTGAAAACAGACTTGAACACCATTGAAGGGGTTACTTTTGCACACGCTGGAGAAACACCTGGTTTGGGAGCAAGAATTACTACCGGTGATGTACAGGGTCGTTATGAAGGAAAGAAAATTTATGACGAGTCAGGCGAATTGGTAGCTGTGGAGATGCAAAAAGGTGAAGGCAAAGACTATTCTGGAGATGAGCATAAGGTTGATGGAATGTCTGGAGCTACCTTGACAGCAAAAGGAGTGAACAATATGTTTGTGAATTATTTGGGAGCTTACGAGTCTTACTTGGAAAAAGTAAAAGGCAACTCCTAA
- a CDS encoding NADH:ubiquinone reductase (Na(+)-transporting) subunit B, translating to MKALQNLFDKLKPNFEKGGKWEKFYTLYEGHRTIAFAPDITTKAKGSQIKDAVDLKRVMITVVIAMIPALLFGIFNVGFQHFLAIGEEATLVDKVLFGAMAVLPTLIVSYAVGLLTEFTFCVIRNHPISEGFLVSGMLIALVMPPYIPVWQVALATIFAVVIGKEVFGGTGMNVLNVALTARAFLYFAYPAQISGDKVWTYLGDKAAVDGFSGATALSVAFQAGQNGEAVTSAFANHNSAIGDNLFSVANMFLGLIPGSIGETSVLMILIGAAILVGTGVGSWKIIVSGFAGTFIMGLIMNAFAVNEYMAMPAYYHLLMGGVAFGIVFMATDPVSAAQTERGKWVYGLLIGFLTVIIRVTNPAYPEGIMLAVLLMNVFAPLIDYYVVKANKKRRLQRATV from the coding sequence ATGAAGGCATTACAAAACTTATTTGATAAGCTAAAGCCGAATTTCGAAAAAGGGGGAAAGTGGGAGAAATTCTACACCCTTTACGAAGGACACCGGACAATTGCTTTTGCTCCTGATATCACTACTAAAGCAAAAGGTTCTCAGATTAAGGATGCAGTAGATTTAAAGAGAGTGATGATTACGGTAGTTATTGCCATGATCCCAGCTCTTCTTTTCGGGATATTTAATGTAGGCTTTCAGCATTTCCTTGCCATAGGCGAAGAAGCTACTTTAGTTGATAAGGTACTATTTGGTGCGATGGCAGTGTTGCCTACTTTGATTGTATCTTATGCAGTTGGTCTACTGACTGAATTTACTTTCTGTGTGATCAGAAATCACCCAATTAGTGAAGGATTCTTGGTTTCAGGGATGTTGATCGCTTTGGTTATGCCTCCTTATATACCTGTATGGCAGGTGGCACTAGCGACGATTTTTGCGGTAGTGATTGGTAAAGAGGTGTTTGGAGGAACAGGAATGAATGTTCTGAACGTAGCTTTGACGGCCAGGGCTTTCTTGTATTTTGCTTATCCAGCACAAATTTCAGGAGATAAAGTTTGGACTTACCTTGGAGATAAAGCTGCCGTTGATGGTTTCTCTGGAGCGACTGCTCTTTCTGTAGCTTTCCAAGCAGGACAAAATGGTGAAGCTGTCACTTCTGCTTTTGCGAATCATAATTCAGCAATAGGTGATAATTTGTTCAGTGTAGCCAATATGTTTTTAGGCTTGATTCCTGGTTCGATTGGTGAAACTTCTGTTTTGATGATACTTATCGGTGCCGCCATATTAGTAGGTACTGGGGTAGGAAGCTGGAAAATCATCGTTAGTGGTTTTGCAGGTACCTTTATCATGGGATTGATCATGAATGCCTTTGCAGTAAATGAATATATGGCTATGCCGGCTTACTATCACTTGCTTATGGGTGGTGTAGCATTCGGTATCGTATTTATGGCTACAGACCCAGTTTCGGCTGCGCAGACGGAAAGGGGAAAATGGGTATATGGTTTGTTGATCGGTTTCCTAACGGTAATCATCAGGGTAACCAACCCAGCTTATCCAGAGGGCATTATGTTGGCGGTTCTATTGATGAACGTCTTCGCTCCACTTATTGATTATTATGTTGTAAAAGCAAACAAGAAAAGGAGGTTACAACGTGCAACAGTCTAA
- a CDS encoding 4-hydroxy-3-methylbut-2-enyl diphosphate reductase produces the protein MQVTIDKNSGYCFGVEFAIQMAEDEMQEADRLYCLGDIVHNDMEVKRLSEKGLVVIDRENLKDLRDCKVLIRAHGEPPETYKLAIENNIELIDASCPVVLKLQHRVKTAFDKMEKQDGQIVIYGKKGHAEVIGLTGQTLEKAVVVMEDEDLEKIDFSKPVTLFSQTTKSTKGFYALKAKIEERMAKANQSLEEVEFTANDSICRQVSNREPQLTRFANENDVIIFVSGKKSSNGKALYQVCKAENERSYFVENESEIDTAWFEANDKVGICGATSTPMWLMEQVMAYINSLGEVVSQ, from the coding sequence ATGCAAGTTACAATAGATAAAAATTCAGGATATTGCTTTGGAGTGGAGTTTGCCATTCAAATGGCAGAGGATGAGATGCAGGAAGCAGATCGCTTATATTGTCTTGGAGATATTGTCCATAATGACATGGAAGTAAAGCGGCTGAGTGAAAAGGGCTTGGTGGTGATAGACCGGGAGAACCTGAAGGACCTTAGGGACTGTAAGGTGCTGATCAGGGCACATGGTGAACCCCCTGAAACTTATAAGCTTGCCATCGAAAATAATATTGAGCTGATCGATGCTTCTTGTCCAGTGGTGCTGAAACTACAGCATCGTGTAAAAACTGCTTTTGATAAGATGGAAAAGCAGGATGGTCAAATTGTAATTTATGGTAAAAAGGGGCATGCTGAAGTGATCGGACTTACTGGCCAAACATTGGAAAAGGCTGTGGTGGTCATGGAGGATGAAGACTTGGAAAAAATAGATTTCTCAAAACCGGTCACACTTTTTAGCCAGACCACGAAGAGCACCAAAGGTTTTTATGCCCTAAAAGCTAAAATAGAAGAACGGATGGCCAAGGCCAATCAATCCTTGGAAGAGGTGGAATTTACCGCCAATGATTCAATCTGCAGACAGGTCTCTAACCGAGAACCTCAGTTGACCAGATTTGCCAATGAGAATGATGTAATTATTTTTGTTTCAGGTAAAAAGAGCTCAAATGGTAAGGCCTTGTACCAGGTTTGTAAAGCCGAAAATGAGCGAAGTTACTTTGTGGAAAATGAAAGTGAAATAGATACTGCATGGTTTGAGGCGAACGATAAAGTAGGGATATGCGGTGCCACTTCTACCCCTATGTGGCTAATGGAACAAGTAATGGCCTATATCAATTCTTTGGGGGAAGTGGTGAGCCAATAG
- a CDS encoding DUF502 domain-containing protein — MSFTSKRLLNYFLKGLLFVAPLALTIYIIFLIIQFLDNLLPVPIPGLGILIVFALITFIGYLANIFITRPVFDLVEKWLFKIPLVNILYTSIKDLMSAFVGDKKKFNTPVIVKLSENMSRLGFITQDDLSVIGEEALVAIYFPHSYNFSGNCFLVPKENVRILKGVNSTDVMKFIVSGGVSELNPPKI; from the coding sequence ATGTCATTTACATCTAAGCGGTTATTGAATTATTTCCTTAAAGGACTATTGTTTGTGGCCCCTCTGGCATTGACCATTTATATTATCTTTTTGATTATTCAGTTCTTGGATAACCTACTTCCTGTGCCTATTCCTGGTTTAGGAATTTTAATAGTTTTTGCGCTGATTACTTTTATTGGCTATTTGGCCAACATATTTATCACAAGACCGGTATTTGACTTGGTGGAGAAGTGGCTGTTCAAAATACCGTTGGTAAATATTCTTTACACCAGCATTAAGGATTTGATGTCAGCATTTGTTGGGGATAAGAAGAAGTTCAATACACCTGTAATTGTTAAGCTTTCGGAGAATATGAGCAGGCTGGGGTTTATTACACAGGATGACCTTTCGGTGATTGGAGAAGAGGCACTCGTAGCGATTTATTTTCCCCATTCTTATAATTTCAGTGGCAACTGTTTTTTAGTGCCTAAGGAGAATGTTCGAATCCTTAAAGGAGTCAATAGTACGGATGTTATGAAATTTATCGTATCTGGAGGGGTCTCAGAGTTGAATCCTCCAAAGATATAA
- the trxA gene encoding thioredoxin, translating to MAKAIEITDANFEEIIKSDQPILVDFWAEWCGPCKMIGPVVEEIAGEYDGKAVVGKVDVDSNPAVASKFGIRSIPTLLFFKNGEVVDKQVGAVPKAVLSQKLEAQI from the coding sequence ATGGCAAAAGCAATTGAAATTACAGACGCTAACTTTGAAGAGATCATCAAATCTGATCAACCTATCCTAGTGGATTTCTGGGCCGAATGGTGTGGACCATGTAAAATGATCGGACCAGTAGTAGAAGAAATCGCTGGTGAATATGATGGTAAAGCAGTTGTAGGTAAAGTGGACGTTGATTCCAATCCAGCTGTCGCTTCTAAATTCGGAATTAGAAGTATCCCTACCCTTTTGTTCTTTAAGAATGGTGAAGTTGTAGACAAGCAAGTTGGTGCTGTACCAAAAGCAGTACTTTCTCAAAAATTAGAAGCTCAAATTTAA